The Paramisgurnus dabryanus chromosome 6, PD_genome_1.1, whole genome shotgun sequence genome has a window encoding:
- the LOC135767106 gene encoding uncharacterized protein — translation MDIMKIWRKETSQLFDMQTIRLKFIFVILCLITGDKCRTVTVQTGGSVIIPCHYESKYTQHKKYWCYDARAAYNYCSILAYANETKGDVSVIDHPDQSLFTVTMRDLQEKNTGYYWCAVEIYIFTDVAEWFYLKIQSVPDLSVMSSNVTVDEGGNISLQCLYTSTYKNESKQWCRYKDKRCYTVGRSDTSQNASVKISDDGRESLTVMMSGLMKSDSGWYFCSVGDLQAPVQLTVTVAVRDLQASVEFTVTEATSAVTSDSSSTRDIHKSLSTLISIPNNRVQAPSGEGQQNKQYDHLKMWLLPIVLLLILVTVTSVILRNKHKRKNNHISHEKKDEVSDEDGDVNSSSVNPECDVIYSSVNKLPKTDACGSADVEETVIYSSVCE, via the exons ATGGACATAATGAAGATATGGAGAAAGGAAACATCACAGCTGTTTGACATGCAGACAATCAGATTGAAGTTCATTTTTGTTATTCTTTGTCTTATTACAG GTGATAAGTGCAGGACAGTAACTGTTCAGACTGGTGGATCTGTAATTATTCCATGTCATTATGAAagtaaatacacacaacacaagAAATACTGGTGTTATGATGCAAGAGCAGCTTACAATTACTGCTCTATTCTGGCATATGCAAATGAAACCAAAGGAGATGTGTCAGTAATTGATCATCCTGATCAGAGTTTATTTACTGTCACTATGAGAGACCTGCAGGAGAAAAACACTGGATATTACTGGTGTGCTGTGGAAATTTACATTTTCACGGATGTGGCAGAGTGGTTTTATCTCAAAATTCAATCAG TTCCAGATCTCTCTGTGATGTCCAGCAATGTAACTGTAGATGAAGGTGGTAATATCAGTCTACAGTGTCTCTACACTTCTACATATAAGAATGAAAGCAAACAGTGGTGCAGATATAAAGACAAGAGATGTTACACAGTGGGAAGATCTGACACATCCCAGAATGCATCAGTTAAGATCAGTGATGATGGGAGAGAATCTTTGACTGTGATGATGTCTGGACTGATGAAGAGTGATTCTGGCTGGTATTTCTGTTCTGTGGGAGATCTACAGGCTCCTGTTCAACTCACAGTCACTG TTGCTGTAAGAGATCTACAGGCGTCTGTTGAATTCACTGTTACAGAAGCAACATCAG CAGTGACTTCAGACAGCAGTTCAACAAGAGACAT ACATAAATCTCTATCTACATTAATATCAATTCCCAATAACAGAGTTCAAGCACCAAGCGGTGAAGGGCAACAAAATAA ACAGTATGATCATCTAAAGATGTGGCTTCTACCCATCGTTCTGCTGCTGATTCTGGTTACTGTGACATCTGTAATACTGAGAAACAAACACA aaagaaaaaacaatcaCATTTCACATGAGAAAAAAGATGAAGTCAGTGATGAA GACGGCGACGTTAATTCATCCTCAGTAAATCCTGAATGTGATGTGATTTACAGTTCTGTCAATAAACTTCCCAAGACTGACGCA TGTGGATCAGCAGATGTAGAGGAAACTGTGATCTACAGCTCTGTGTGTGAATAG